One Cricetulus griseus strain 17A/GY chromosome 5, alternate assembly CriGri-PICRH-1.0, whole genome shotgun sequence genomic window carries:
- the LOC100754439 gene encoding chromosome-associated kinesin KIF4A → MKEEVKGIPVRVALRCRPLVPKEIGEGCQMCLSFVPGKPQVVIGTDKSFTYDYVFDPSTEQEEVFNTAVAPLIKGIFKGYNATVLAYGQTGSGKTYSMGGAYSADQGSEQTVGVIPRVIQLLFKEMDEERDSEFTLSVSYLEIYNEEILDLLCSPCEKASQIHIREDPKAGIKIVGLTERTVSDASDMVSCLEQGNNSRTVAATAMNSQSSRSHAIFTISVRQRKKTDTNSSFHSKLCLVDLAGSERQKKTKAEGDRLKEGIHINQGLLCLGNVISALGDGKKGGFVPYRDSRLTRLLQDSLGGNSHTLMIACVSPADSSLEETLNTLRYADRARKIKNKPVVNTDPQTAELNHLKRQVKQLQVLLLQTRGGSLPGSINLEPSETLRSLMEKNQSLVEENEKLSHALSEAAGQTAQMLERILTTEQANEKINTKLQELRHHAACKLDLQKLMETLEDQELIENVETIHSLQQVIIHLSDETVAFLAAATESAMELDAQVVDRPETSRSCDSFTTQYALRQAQMAKELTELNKALTLKEALARKITFSGQLQPIQGQYEANIKSLESEVSILQKEKEQLLLELQTAKKDVNQTKLSEHRRRCLQDLEAQIAGLKKKLNEQSKLLKLKESTENTVSKLTLEIQMMKTQRVQLMRQMKEDAEKSRQWKQQKNKEVIQLKEQDRKRRYELLKLERDFQKQSNVLRRKTEEAAAANKRLKDALQKQQEATDKRKETQSRGIESTEARVKNWLRNEIEVRISTEEVKLHLNDLLEERKILAMNVAQLRENKEPGENPPPKLQRSASNSDEVCGHVSELENSITKQIRSLESEMELRSAQIADLQQKLLDAESEDRSKRHWENITTILEAKCALKYLVGELVSSKLCVSELESNLKQTQASCSKMQMMLFEEQSHLVVVETELKAELLKVEQKHQETVLALLSQLQQRPTAEKPPEVWVSGKEQQLLDTLQCQDEQVRKMQELCEQNQQLLQENEIITQKLTLLQGAKGQKLHLGKDGLQSPDSSFDYIPTLPKPSRVRDKFLEQSMDTENSANESEDGDADDEEWKPRKLAKVPRKTMQGCSCRGWCKNRHCGCRKQGVDCTVACGCDPTKCRNLQKEQDSLGTIEWNQDSEGSFKLEDPTEVTPGLSFFNPVCATPNTKTLKETCDMGQVLLRKTALAVSLDPPDIKYRATESQENKATRKKKKRALTNNSSFFSGCSPTTEENP, encoded by the coding sequence ATGAAGGAAGAGGTGAAGGGAATTCCTGTGAGAGTGGCATTGCGTTGCCGCCCTCTGGTCCCTAAAGAGATTGGCGAAGGCTGTCAGATGTGCCTGTCCTTTGTGCCTGGGAAGCCTCAGGTGGTGATTGGTACTGATAAATCCTTTACCTATGATTATGTGTTTGACCCCTCCACTGAACAGGAGGAGGTCTTCAACACAGCAGTAGCACCTCTCATTAAAGGTATATTTAAGGGTTACAATGCCACTGTCCTGGCTTATGGACAGACTGGCTCCGGAAAAACCTACTCTATGGGAGGTGCATATAGTGCAGATCAAGGCTCTGAACAGACCGTCGGGGTCATTCCTAGAGTAATACAACTTCTTTTCAAAGAAATGGAtgaagagagagactctgagtTTACACTGAGCGTGTCTTACTTGGAGATTTACAACGAAGAAATTTTGGACCTTCTATGCTCACCTTGCGAGAAAGCTTCTCAAATACATATTCGGGAGGATCCCAAGGCGGGAATAAAGATTGTGGGACTCACCGAGAGGACGGTTTCAGATGCCTCTGACATGGTTTCCTGTTTGGAGCAGGGAAACAACTCTAGGACTGTAGCTGCCACAGCTATGAATTCACAGTCTTCCCGCTCCCATGCTATCTTCACAATTTCCGTAAGGCAAAGGAAGAAAACGGACACGAACAGCAGCTTTCACTCGAAGCTGTGTCTGGTAGATCTCGCTGGatcagaaagacagaagaaaaccaaggcGGAAGGTGACCGCCTGAAAGAGGGCATTCATATTAACCAAGGACTCCTGTGCCTGGGAAATGTAATCAGTGCTCTTGGGGATGGCAAAAAGGGTGGGTTTGTGCCCTACAGAGATTCCAGGTTAACTCGCCTGCTTCAAGATTCTCTGGGAGGCAACAGCCACACTCTTATGATTGCCTGTGTGAGTCCTGCTGATTCCAGTCTAGAGGAAACATTAAACACCTTACGCTATGCCGACAGAGCcagaaaaatcaagaataaacCTGTAGTTAATACTGATCCCCAGACAGCTGAACTTAATCACCTGAAGCGTCAGGTTAAACAGCTGCAGGTCTTGTTGCTACAGACTCGCGGAGGAAGCCTGCCCGGATCTATAAATCTGGAACCATCTGAGACTCTCCGATCTCTGATGGAGAAGAATCAGTCTCTGGTTGAAGAGAATGAAAAATTAAGCCATGCTCTgagtgaggcagctggtcagaCAGCCCAGATGTTGGAAAGGATCCTTACAACagaacaagcaaatgaaaaaattaaCACCAAGCTACAAGAGCTCAGGCATCACGCAGCCTGCAAACTGGATCTTCAAAAGCTTATGGAGACTTTGGAAGACCAGGAACTAATAGAAAATGTAGAGACAATTCATAGTCTGCAACAAGTGATCATTCATCTATCAGATGAAACTGTTGCTTTCCTGGCTGCAGCCACTGAATCGGCAATGGAACTAGATGCTCAAGTGGTCGACCGTCCAGAGACTAGTAGGTCTTGTGATTCTTTCACCACCCAGTATGCTCTGCGTCAAGCTCAGATGGCTAAGGAACTCACTGAGTTGAATAAAGCCCTTACACTGAAAGAGGCCCTAGCTAGGAAGATAACTTTCAGTGGCCAACTACAGCCCATTCAGGGACAGTATGAGGCTAACATCAAAAGTCTAGAGTCAGAAGTCAGCATTCtgcagaaggaaaaggaacaatTACTTCTGGAACTTCAGACGGCCAAGAAGGATGTCAACCAAACCAAGTTGAGTGAGCACCGTCGCAGATGTCTACAAGACCTGGAGGCTCAAATAGCTGGTTTGAAGAAGAAGCTAAACGAACAGTCCAAGCTTCTGAAACTGAAGGAGTCCACAGAGAATACTGTCTCCAAACTGACTCTGGAGATACAGATGATGAAAACCCAGCGAGTACAGTTAATGCGTCAGATGAAGGAAGATGCTGAGAAGTCTAGACAGTGGaagcaacaaaagaacaaagaagtaaTCCAGTTAAAAGAACAAGACCGCAAGAGGCGATACGAGCTGCTTAAGCTTGAAAGAGACTTCCAGAAACAGTCCAATGTGCTCAGGCGCAAAACTGAAGAGGCAGCAGCTGCCAACAAGCGGCTCAAGGATGCCCTCCAAAAGCAACAAGAAGCCACAGACAAACGGAAAGAAACTCAGAGCCGGGGAATAGAAAGCACAGAAGCACGAGTGAAGAACTGGCTTAGAAATGAAATTGAAGTTAGGATCAGTACCGAGGAAGTCAAACTACATCTGAATGACCTTCTGGAAGAGCGAAAGATCCTGGCCATGAATGTGGCTCAACTGAGAGAAAATAAGGAACCTGGCGAGAACCCACCCCCTAAACTCCAGAGGAGTGCATCCAATAGTGATGAAGTATGTGGTCATGTGTCAGAGCTAGAGAATTCTATTACAAAGCAGATAAGAAGCCTAGAGTCTGAAATGGAACTCAGGAGTGCTCAGATTGCAGACCTACAGCAAAAGCTCCTGGATGCAGAAAGTGAAGACAGGTCAAAACGACACTGGGAGAATATCACTACAATTCTGGAAGCCAAATGTGCCCTAAAATATTTGGTTGGAGAGCTGGTCTCCTCTAAACTATGTGTCAGTGAGCTTGAAAGCAACCTGAAACAGACCCAGGCCAGCTGTTCTAAAATGCAGATGATGCTGTTTGAGGAGCAGAGTCATCTTGTTGTGGTAGAGACAGAGTTGAAAGCTGAGTTGCTTAAGGTGGAGCAAAAGCACCAAGAGACGGTGCTGGCCCTTCTCAGTCAGCTGCAGCAAAGGCCAACAGCAGAGAAGCCGCCAGAGGTGTGGGTGAGTGGGAAGGAACAGCAGCTGCTGGACACATTGCAGTGTCAGGACGAACAGGTTAGGAAAATGCAAGAATTGTGTGAGCAAAACCAGCAGCTTCTCCAAGAGAATGAAATCATCACACAGAAACTGACCCTCCTTCAAGGGGCCAAAGGCCAGAAACTTCATCTCGGCAAGGATGGCCTTCAATCTCCAGATTCTTCCTTTGATTACATCCCAACTCTGCCCAAACCATCCCGTGTTAGAGACAAGTTCCTGGAACAGAGCATGGACACTGAGAATTCTGCAAATGAGTCTGAAGATGGTGATGCAGATGATGAGGAGTGGAAACCAAGGAAACTGGCTAAAGTGCCCAGGAAGACCATGCAAGGGTGCTCCTGCAGGGGATGGTGTAAGAACAGACACTGTGGGTGCAGGAAACAAGGGGTGGACTGCACTGTAGCCTGTGGCTGTGACCCCACTAAGTGCCGGAACCTCCAGAAAGAACAAGATAGCTTGGGTACTATTGAGTGGAACCAGGATTCTGAAGGCTCCTTCAAACTGGAGGATCCTACAGAGGTGACCCCAGGACTGAGCTTCTTCAACCCTGTCTGTGCCACTCCCAATAccaagaccctaaaagagacatgtGATATGGGTCAGGTTCTGTTAAGGAAGACTGCTCTTGCAGTTTCCTTAGACCCCCCAGACATAAAATACAGAGCAACAGAATCCCAGGAAAATAAGGCcacaagaaagaagaagaaacgaGCTCTGACCAACAACAGCAGCTTCTTTTCTGGCTGCTCTCCTACCACAGAAGAGAACCCCTGA